From Bacillota bacterium:
ACTCTTGAATGATCTTCTCCTTGAACTCATCAGAATACTGGCGTGACTTCATTTGGAAACCCTCCCTGACTCAATACTATCATAGTGCAAAGGGTTTCTCCAAACTCATTGCGGGGCCCTTAGGGTGGAGCGGCAAGAATCGCCGTTCCTTTTTTTGTGTTCTCCCGGAATGGGTAGTGTCTAGAGGTTGAAAGTTCGAGACGGCGAAGGTAGCAGTAGTCCTAGCTTAACACACGGGTGTCCATCGGTAGGTGCAATCCGAAGGAAGTGGGCGGCAAACCTCCGGCCGGACGAGCAGGAAGTACATAAGCGGCTAGCAGCGGTTGGATGAGCTTGCCAAAATGGGACGAAGTCCTTGAGTAGACTTGGCGGGTGGATCAAGGGAAAGACAGTACTCTTACCCGGGGACGTCTGCCGGGAACATCCGCGGACGCCTAGTGGAACACATTGTCATCTGGTCCAAGGGACGTCCGGTCAGCTAACATCGTGGCTACCCCTTAAATCCCTGGGTACGTACTCCCTAGCACCAAGTCCTTGACAAGATCACTGCCATCTTTCGAAATCGAGTAAGAGGGAGGGGTTGGCCCTTGTCCTCTCACATCACTGCACATACCCTTTGGGCGGTACACCCATGGTTGACCTAGTGCCGAGCAATCACCTTGTCAGAGACCTTCGAGGCCCCACTTCTTCAAAGGCCACCTTTTACCTTCAGCATTCGAATTGGCAAAGGTCTGTTTTGGAAATCGTCGTGCAGGTCTAATCTGGCGTACCAGAATGATAGGACTACTTATCCGCCTTAGCTAAAGGGCCAGTGTCCAAGTTGACTCCAAAGCCGTCTGCTATGGGCGGCCGCGGCAAGCGCGCAGCCATATTTCGTTGCCTCGGCTTTCCTGCCATTTTCGCCGTGAACATCTGGCTACCATGGCATATTTGGCAGTCTGTTATCCTGTCATCATCAGAGCGAGTTGATGTGGAGTCTCTGTCTTTTTCGGCTAAGTATTCAAAACTGGGTACGCGTCAAGAGAGACACAGGTTGATTGCATCAGCCAAAAGGGAAATGAAACCGTACCCTTGCTTCCAACGGGTACATAGTACTCCCATCCTCTGTCCGGCCGTTTCCGGTCTTGGGTGCACCGAACCACATGGTATCTCATCAGGGGCACGGACGAATGCCGATTTCTACTCAACAGTCAAGAAGGTTGGGTTTTCACTGCAGGTGCTTCGGAAAATTTTCGGAACTCTAGGCAGGAATAACTATGCCGATATAGAAATAACAATTAGCGAAGAAAACGAATGCGAAAAGGAAATCAGACGGCCTATACCATACACTTTCTGTTGAGCACCGGTGGAAGATAGGGACCACTTGGACGTCGGCACAATCCCATCGGCTGATTGCTGGTAGAAGTGGCAACCGAGTGGCAGTTCCAGTTGAGCATACGATAGGCGTGATGAAGAGGTGCTGATCGGTTTTCTATCTTGGCAGATTTCCAGGGTAGTGTGAAAGGGTGCACTGAGATTCGTCTTCGATTCATCTAGCTTCCCGCGTGTGTCAGTGGAGACCGACTGTGTGTGGAGTTTTATAGAAGAGACAGTCTTTTAACAGTCCATCAGCAACAAGGTGTGCCATTCGCACACGTGGATCTAGGTGGCTGCCACCTTTAGAAGGAAGGGAGGAGGGAAGACCCTAAACGCAACAAAGGGAGTACTTACAAGTACCGTAGAAAAAGTAAAGAGAACACTTCCAAACTCAAGACAAGGGGGAGTAAAATGAAATCAAGACACATTATGGCTGTTTTGGTGGTTCTTCTGACACTTAGTTTTGCCATGAGCAGTGTGGATGCAAAGATCGTGTTTAGCGCACGAAATGATCAGAAGTTGGTGGAGCTCTACAACAAAATCCTAGATGCGTTCCGGGAGGAATACCCAGAGATAGAGGTAGTATTCGAGCCCTTGTCCGGGTTATGGTATGAGCAGTTTACGATCCGCCTAATGGGCGGTATCGCCCCTGATGTTATGGCTTCAATTGTACGGTATCGGGTTCTACGTGACTCCCCGGGCCTGGGTCTACAACGCTGACCTCTTCCAGGAAGCCGGGGTTCCCTTTCCGGATCTGGAGTTCACTTGGGACGATATTGTTAGTTACGGTACCAAGCTAACCGTCGACAGAACAGGGGACGGAGTGCCGGAAGTCTATGCGGTGAACAACTATGGGATCGCCACTTGGACTTGGGAGCCGATTTTGGTTTCCTTTGGTGGTTCCATGTTCAATGATTACCTCCGTCCTACTGAGTTCACAATGAATCAGCCAGGGGCGATGCGGGGGATGCAGTTCTATGTAGACCTCAGCGTTGTGCACGGGGTTGCTCCTCGTTTGGCTCCAGGCCAGGGACAGAATCTGCTAAATATTGCCGCAGGCAATGTTGCCATGGCCGGGGAAGGGGCACCACCAACCCTGAAGCCACCGAAATATGACTATGATATCCGGATTATGGCCAGCCCATTGGGTCCAAACGGTCGGTATATCCGTGCTGCGTTGGAAGTGCTTTGGATTCCGAGTGTTAGCCAGAACAAAGAGGAAGCTTGGAAGTTGATCGAATTTATGGCCGGACCGGTGGCACAACGGATTCTGGCTGAAGAGTACGAAGGGGCACTACCGGTTTCCATTGACACCATCATCGAGTACATGAACCCCGAATGGCCGATTCATCTCATCTTAGAAGAGTCGACGACCATGACCAGTAGCGCCCCGATGGCCCAAATCGGTCCAATCTTAGAGCGGGAGATCGGGCCCGTTTACTGGGGCACGGCTAGTCTAGACAGTGTGATTATGAAGGTAAAACCGGCGATCGATGCTATCCTGCAGGGACAGTAAGCTGTAAGAAGAAACCTAGATCCTGAGCTTTTGCTCTAGATCCAGTGAGACCGGGCAGGGCAGATTTCTCATCGGCAGCTAACTGGGAGTTGGGGCTTTGGGCCGAAGTGCTGTCGGTGGGCAGATCTGCCCACCCTTTTCTGGATGAGTGATCATCATAGACCAGTGGGTTTCTACTTAGCAACTAGATAGAGAAGATGGGGCAGTGTGTTGATAATCAACAGGTGCTGCTCTTGGCGGTTTCTGGGAGACCGGAATTGGGGTTTCCGTGAGTGGCTACTAGGCCAAGCCCCTGCCGGACTGAATCTATGGGAAAGACGATGCTGAGCGTGGCTCCACAGGGGGAAGTGGCGCTAATCTGTAATTCGTGGGTCGCAAACAAGGCTCTATGTAGGGTTGTTCTTGGCAGCTAGTGTTCTGGCTTGTTCAAACGGGCTAGTGCTCTGTCCTTGGACTGCGCGAAGCATTACTGCTTGTCGGCCTTTCGTAACTCCGAAGTGCACAGAGAAACGACAGAGTCCGTTCCACAACATTCCAATCCAAAGGATTGAAGGAGCGCGTCAATGCCCTTCTGGCCAGCCACCAGACTCAGAAGGCAGGGTGTCTGGAGTGGAAAACTACCTGTACATCGACCAAGACACTGTTTTCAGAACGTGAGAACCGAGTCAACGTACGTTGGGGTAATCGGTAGGCTACTCGTGACAACTGGACCCAGTTCGGGGTATGGCTGCGAGTTGATCATGTTGTCTTGGAATCGAACGGGGCTTCGACCACCCGGTCTTGATGGGTGTGTGTCATTCACTGGCGAGTATAGACTAACTGGTTAGACTTGGGAGAAGGTTTACGCAATTGTGGGTGTCACTGCTCTTCGAAAGTCCATGGATAGTCCGACTCCCATAGTTGCAATAGATTTAACTTGAACCCGATGGAACTCTGCCCCTTATGCCCGGCAACGAAGTGCATTATAGTTACAGTTTATGTTTGCTGCGAAAGTGATTTAGAGAAATTTTGATTTCCCGGGCAGGAATACCCTCTTTGGCGTAGAACAAGTACCATTGAAAACGAATGCGAAAAGGAAACCATAGGGAGGCGGTATGACTCGGCGGCTTCATGGAGAAGCCCACTAGGTGCAACAGGGGGCAGGGTCCTTTAGGGCATAAAGGGAATCGTTGGGCGGCACTCCGGATTCATTTGGCTCCTTTGACCTGTCATGGGAAACAGGAGACGCAAATTCCTTTCATAAAAAAGGGTGATAGTTTGGTTACGATTAAGGATGTGGCGCGAGAGGCCAATGTTTCAGCGTCGACGGTATCAAGGGTACTGTCTAAAAGCGCAAATGTCAGCAAAGAAAAGCGCGAACGGGTTCTCGCAGCCATGAAGAAGCTGGGGTATGTTCCCAATCTTGCTGCCCAGTCTCTGCGCGGCAACGGGTCTTTTGTAAACAGCTGGACGAAAGGCATAGGAGTGATCGTGAGCAGCAAGGCGATGGAGATTTCCCCGGAATTCTTTACCCCAATCCTGGAAGGTATCCAAATCGAAGCGGAGCAGCAGAACCAAGTCGTGGCGTTTAACCGCAGGATCGATGAGTTTGCCAACAAACCTTCGCTGCTGAACGAGCTGGCACCGGAAGTGGCTACAGGCCTAGTCTTCGTGGGATGTTCTCCCTATAATGATCAGGTCCTGTCGCAGGTGGTGGACGGGGAAGTTCCCATCGTACTGGTGGAGTTCACCTACAAAGGGCTGGATGCGGTGATCGCAGACAAATGGGATGGCATGCGCCAAGCTGTAAACCATCTGGCATCCTTTGGGCATAGGCAAATTGTCTATGTGGGCCCCGTCGACGAACGGGCCCGAGGTTTCGAAATGGCCCTACAGGAAGCAGAGCTCTGCCGAAGCGGAGACATCATCTTTCCGGCGGAGTTTTCTCTGCGGGAAGGGTACAGGGCCTGCCGTGAAGTGCTGGGCCGCAGAAGCTTTACCGGGCTGGTTGCCGCTTCGGATGCTATTGCCTTTGGGGCGATCAGGGCCATTCATGATGCTGGTCTATCTGTGCCAGAGGATGTCTCGGTGCTGGGTTTTGATGATGTGCCGATGGCGGAGTTCCTTACCCCGCGGCTGACCACTGTTGCTGTTAATAAGGTGGATATGGGGCGCTATGCTGTCAGGCGGTTGATGGACAGTGCAACTATTGCCGGGCTGGAGTTGTCGGGTACGGTGACCATATGCCCAGTGGGGTTGGTGGTGAGAGAGTCTACGGGACCGGCGAAAAGCTGAGTATTGGCATTGCTTGCTGCAGCGTTGACTGGATTAGAGGTATAAGACAAGTCCGGTCTAGAAGAACCTTCTGGTCCCTAGGCAGGAATACTTCCGGTGATTGTAGAAATATCTATGAAAACGAATGCGAAAAAGAAATCGACACGAGCAGCAAGATGCTCTGGTTTCCGTGGAGTGAAGCAGGGGACGTCGACATCGCTTGCTGCAGCTTTGACTAGGTTACAGGGGTAAGAAAAAACTACATAAGGTGGTCTTGATATGTCACTTAACGTGGGTGTTGTTGGTGTAGGTGTGCGGGGCAGGCACAGCCTCGAACAGATGCTAAGAAAAGTAGAAGGAGTACAGATCAGGAGCCTAAGCATGTACCCGGGTACGCACCCGGTTCTCTTGGAAGGATTTACGGAGGCTAGGGCAAGGGAGTACGCCGCGAATCTAGGTGCTAGCTATCTTGAAGACTGGCGCCAAGTGGTGCAAGATCCAGAGGTGGACATCATTAGTGTCATGGTGGAGCCGGCTGCGGCCTATCCGGTAATCATGGAAGCCATCGCTTCGGGGAAACACGTTCTTTGCGACAAGCCTATGGTGAAAAGTCCCGAAGAGGCTGAAAACATCCGGCGGGCCGTCGCTGAAAGTGGAGTTCAGCTGATGGTGTTTTTCTGGGCTAGGTACCTTCCTCCGTTTCGAGATCTTAGGAGACAGGTCGCGGAGGGTGTGATCGGTCGGCCGGTTGCTGCGTCAATGGAGTTTATCATGGGCAATGGACCGTTGGGTGGTTTTACGGCTTCAGCAGAATACCTCCAGGGCTATGGTGGTGGTGAACTGGTCACTTTTGGGTGCTATGGCGTGGACTACCTGTGTTGGCTGCTGGGTGAACCCCACGCACTGCAGGCTGGGGCCTTTCCATATTTTTATCCTGATTATCAAGCGGTAGGTATGGACTCCCTTGGGTTTGTGGGGATTGAGTTCAAGGATGGCAGCATCGGGAACCTGACCACGGGTCGGAGTCCTGGTAGCATGGCGATCATCCGCGTGAATGTAACTGGTGAAAGCGGGGTGCTTCGGGCTGATGTCAATCTAAAGGCACCGGGGCTAGTAAGCGATGCTCAGATGGAAATGATCACAGATTTTGTCTCTAGCATCCGTGGTGAAAAGCCCGCAGGGGATCTGCCGGGGTGTCAGGATGGCTGCTACAATGCTCGGGTTCTCAGTGCTGCTTATGAGGCGATTGAAAAAGGAAAGACCATATTAATCTAACAACCAGTGAGGAGAGAATACAGGATGACCAGATTAGGCATAGCTGTGGTAGGAGCTGGTGGTCATAATATTGCCACGGCCAATCATCTGCCTGCCATTAAGAAGATACCGGAACTAAACCTTGTTCTGCTTATGGACAAAAACCCAAAGGTAAAAGAATACGCAGAAGAGTACGGTGTCGAATGGACATTGGATTTCGACGAAGTCTTGGCGCGGGATGATGTACACATTGTGGACATTTGTTCTCCTGACTGGCTTCACGCGGAACAGACGATCAAGGCTTTGGAGGCAGGTAAGCACGTACTGTGTGAAAAGCCCATGGCCTTATCTGTCAGTGATGCCCGGTCTATGGTGGAGGTTGCAGAGAAAAACGGTAGGAAGCTGCAGATCATGGCGAACTACCGCTATTACCCCGAGTGGAATTATGTAAAACAGGTGGTGGACTCAGGGCAGCTCGGTAGGCCCAGACATCTAAAATACATCGTTCAGAAGCCGTTCTTCAGCTATCCTCCGGATAGTCCGTATCGGAAAAAGTGGACTGGTGGTCAGTTCATTCATAATGGGGTGCACTATGTAGATCTCATCTGTTATCTTCTGGGTTCGCAGCCCACTGACGTGGCCGGCATGAGCCTCTCATATTATCCCACCAGTGACCGGCTAGAGACAGACAACTACGTCCTTTGTTCCATGCTGCTGGAAAACGGTGCTTCTGCGGTATGTGAGATGAACCTATGCGTGCAACCGGGTACCCCAGCCTTTGAACGGGTAGTTGTGATCGGTGAAGAGGACAACCTTGACGTCTCACTCATGGGCAGCTCTTTGTCAGAGTATACCGGTGATGGCTATCGTTCCGTCCCACTACCGCCGAAGGAACACCAGGAACCTATCCGCATCGTGATTCAGGATTTCGTAGAGAGTATCCTCCACGGCAAGAAGCAGACTATTCCGCCGGATTATTCGCTAAGAATCTTTGAAGGGTGCATGGCGACGCTGCTAGCTGTGGAAGAACAGCGGACAATGGGGCTCCCGCTAGCGGAAGAGTAAAAGCAGATAGGAAGTCATGTTTTTGGGGCCTGCGGTTTGTTTATATGTCTTGGGATAGCGTCTTCCCAACCGTGGTTCAGAGAAAGACTGGTTCCAAGAATACTCTGGATGTTAGCAAAAGGTACAGTGGAATGAAAACGACATGTAGTCGATGCAGGTTCCAAGTGAATATTGGGGGGTGACTACATGCTTAGGTATCCTCCATGGAGAACGTCAAAGAGAGCAGAAAAGCCTTTGGAAGGAGGGTGATAGGACCCATTTGTGACGGAAAGGTGGCCGGCAATTTCGAAAAGCTAGGTGTGCTCGAAAGGTGTTCAGAGTAGCTACTTTTACATTTTGACACATTTTAACCGAAGGAGTGAAGGTAAATGAAAAAGGTTCGTTTCATTCTTGGTGTATCATTGTTGGTAAGCTTGCTCTTGCTTAGCAGTGTGTCTGTTTGCTTGGGCAGTGGGCCTTTTATTGAACTGTCAGAAGCCACATCCTATGAGGTCTATGAAGGTAGTGCGGGATTCGAGGACGGCAAGTTTGTTATAGTCTCCAAGGACAGTGCTTGGGACCGGGGGTTTGTTGCAATCCAGGATGGGGTGAAGCTGGGCCAAGAGCTTATGGTGGAGCTTGACATTCAATCAGTAGCTGTCACCTCAATCAACGACATGCCGGAGATGCGCTTTACCTTGTATCTGGTCCCCGAACCTGTTGGGCCGACGGGGAACTGGTGGGAGACAGAGAGGCAGCGAGTTGGTGGCCCCAATTACACCGGTGAGTATCTGGCGGCCTTTCTTGAGATAAACCAAACTGCTAATGTGGTTAGTTTGCAGTTACTGCATAAGGCGAAGGATCAGGAATTCCGCGGCAGTGTGCTGTTCCGTCAGGACTTCCCCTTTACCGGTGCTTTTCCTGGTTATCTCCGCCTGGTTATAGATGCTTACAGTTTCAACATGCTTTACTCCGATCGGGTAGACGTTACCCGGGATCACCGGTCGAGCATCATGGATTGGGAAGAAGTGTTCTTGGTCTTAGAAGTTCAGAATGTAGATGACAACCGAGGCGGTATCACTTTGGATTCTCTGAGGGCGATGAGCTATTAGGGAGTACGTGCGAGACAAACCACAAAGCTCCCTTAGGACCATGAACACAAAACTTAGTCAAGGAGGTATCCGTAGCAATGTCCCTAAGAAGAGTCCTCTGCTTAACGCTGAGTACGGTGCTACTCTTAGCGGCTGGGTGCTTTACTATTGGGCCGGGTGATGTGGACGAAATCGACCCGATGCCCTATGAGGTTTTGGATGGTACCGTTGTAGTTGAGAATGGGCGCTTATCCATTACGGCGAACGACCAATCCTGGGCAAGGGGGGTCCTGTATTTTACGGAGCCCATCCTGTTTGAACAAGATCAGTACACTATCGAGGTGGAATTTGACACTCCGGATATTGTGAAAAGAGACCCTGGGGTCGACATCCGCTTTACGATGTACCTAGCCCCCATCGCCCCGGACGAAAACAAGGACGGGTGCTGGTATAACCCCGAGGATGGCCGAGTGGGAGGGCAGTGGTATACGGGAGAATACCTGTCGGTGTACCTCGAAATCGACAGTACTAATGACAAAGTGCTTATCCAAGTGTGGCACAAGGCGGAAAACGCTCAACCCAAAGGCCGCATGGTCGCTCAGAGGGAAATGAAACTTAGTACTGGATTTCCTGCAAAGATGACTGTGCAATTTGACAATGAGAACTTCCAGATGCTGTTTGGCAGCGTTGCACCTTGCAACGAGCAGCACGGTGCTGGTGTTTCCGACTGGGAGCAGTTCTATATTGTCTTAGAGGTTCAGAATGTGAACGCTAACCTTGGTACTATCAACATTAATTCAATCGAAGTCGAGTAGGCAGTGATGGATCTATCGTTCAAGAAGAGGTGCTTAATTGTGGCATATATGCATATCGCCTTGATTATGGTTTTGATCTTGTTGTTGATGGTGGCTGGGTGCTCTGCGGCCCCCGCTAGCATTCTTCTCCTAGATACCTTTTCTGAGGTTAGAGAGTCACAAGGAATAAGGCACACCATCGCCGAGGTGATCTCTAAGCAGTCCGGAGAGGTGGGGGGAACCGTAGGCATGGATGTAGAGCTGGTACACGGCGAATCGCCGTTATACCCTGGTGTTAGGTCTGTAAGTTCTTCGGGCAGGGTTACCTACCCTGCCCTGGGGAACATATCCCTGGAGCAGGGGACTGTCGAAGTATGGGTTACTACACTTCCGGGATTCCGTGGCCGCAGCCAATACCTGTTTCGACTCCGGGTTGACCAGAACAACGGCCTGGGGTTGTATTATAACGGCAATGAGCGGGCGATCGTCGCTTGGATCACCAACGACACACCAGATAAGAACGCGGCCAATAACGAATTCAGGACGTTCATGGTTAGTAATATCTTGGATTGGAAAGAAAACGAACAGCATCACGTTTGTGTAACGTGGAGCAATGGTCACCAGATACTGTATCTGGATGGTGTCCCAGTCCGATGGCAGGAGTTCAACGGTGAAATCGGTGGCACTCTCAATGACCGTTCAGTGATTGAAATTGGAGAGTCCACTGGCATGGTGATAAACGCAGTGCGGGTTTGGGATCAGCCGCGGTCACCACGGTTCATCCATGAAGTGCCCACCGTGTCCGATCAAGAGGAGCAGTTCCTCTTCCCTGTCCGGGTAGGCCTTGAGGATGATGAACTGGGTGAACTCGGAGAAGAAGAGTTGGCCACAGATTTGTACAGGATGCGCATCGACAAGGAGAGCGGACTCCCTGCATCCCTAATTCATAGACAGGCGAAGGTGGATCTTCTGTTTCAACCAGTGCGGTTGGTTCTATCTGGCCAGGAGGTAGACGTACGGGCCCGGGAGTACCAAAAACAAGAAGATGCGCTGGTGGTTGTCCAGGAAATCCAGCAACATCCAGAATTGAAAGTGACAAGCCGGTATCAGACTTTTGGGGACTATGTGGAGTGGAAGGTGAGCATCAGGAATACCGGGGAGGAAGACTGGCGCGGCGACGTTGGTGTCAATTTCCCCGCTGTTAGCCCTGACGATATGGCTTTCCTTGCCGCAGATGATAATCCATTTCCGGCGCGTAACGGGATGGCCCAGTATGGTGGCGATCGAAGCCGGATCCAGGGCTGGACTGGTTATGCAAATACCTACCTGCCGTTGTCTGCGGTGTATCATGGGGAGCGGGATTATGGGCTGACCGTGTGCCAGCCGCCAGATACTTTAGGGCTCATCCGCTTTGATTTTGGATCAGAAGTGCCCCTGGGTATAATGGGCATCACCAACTACGATCTTACGATCAAGGCCGGGCAAGAGCAGACTATTACTTACTATCTTGTGCTCCATGAAGGTGACTGGCGGCCGGTACTAAAATGGATGGTGCAGAGGTTCCCAGAGGTCTTTGTCAGCCCTCATGAGAAGAACCCGTTGGATGGTCCCATGATTGTAGGAGGACCGTCAGATTTCTACTTCCTTACGGAACTGGAAAACTTCGGGATTGTCTACCGGCAGATGGGCACAACCGACGGGAACGAACTCTTTTTCGGACGGTATGTACCTGAAGACCCCAGCCCCAACGTCCTGAAGTTCTATGAAGGGCTCAGTGCCCAAATCGAGAGTGCTGAGCACCACGGCATCAAAGGATTGCTGTATATTAACGCTAGGGAATGTCAGAGCCTCCCGTTGGCCAAAGAACGGTTTGCTGACTCACTGCAGTACACTGTTGACGGGGCTATTCTGGAAAGCTACAGTTTTGGTGCCAAGATGACCTGCCGCCCGGGATCCAGTTGGTTTAACCATATGCTCCAACAGGCGGAGGCCCTCTTAGATGCAGTTCCCAACGCGCATGGGATCCAGTTCGACAATAGCTGGGAGAAAGAATATGCGGAGATAATCCACGCGGTGTCTGAATTGGTGCGCTCTAGGGGGCTGGTGATTGCTTCCAATGGTGCCTCTTCCAACTCTGCTGGAGCAGTGGACTCCATTATGGCTGAGGGGACGCGCCGGTCCCTAGGCGGCATGCAGTATCTTTGTTTGGAAAAGCCGATGACCTATCTGCCGCTTTATCTGAACCACGCCTTAGGTCTCAGTGAGCGAGAACTGGCGGCACCGGCCTTGATCGAGAACCTTGAGCAGGATATCAAAGGGTGCCTGCTTGCGAAAGCTTTCTATAGCCTGAACTATCGCGGGCTTAGGAAGTTCGACAACGAAGGGATCAACCTCCTGCTCCACTATGTGCCGCTCAGGGAACCTATGTATGGGGCGAAGTGGTACTTAGAGGCTCATGCGTTGGTTACACCAGAGGACATCGATGGGAATATATTCCAGACCGCTGATGGTGGCTTTGTCATCTACTTGGTCTCCTGGGAGGGGATGCCCTTCAAGGCAGAGCCCAAGGACCCATTCAAGATAGCGGCCAACCTCAAAGGATTTGAGGTGACCCGGGTGCTGCAGAGGCACATCGAGGATAGTACCGAGGTTGAGGTGAGCTTTTCTGCCATGGGACCTAGTCTAGAGGTGGAGGTTAATGGCCATCGATCCATCACTATGCTCCGGATCGAGGGGAATTGGCAGTAGAGAGCGACAGCCCGCTGAGGCCGGCTCTGTAGAGGAGCCGGCCCTATGCGGGGCAGTAGCACGTGCCCATCGGGACTTCCTTACCTGAGTACTGGAAGAAGCACGAACTGGCACAGCCTTGTTGAGTTTTAGTTTACCAACCTGGATAGGAGGTATGTTTTAGTATGGTAATGGCAGGAAACAGACTTCGGTTGTGGGTTACAGCAATCTGTTTGACCATGCTGATTGTGGTGGGTGCAGGCCTTACCGCTACTGGTGCACCGCAGAGGGTCGAACTGTTGTACCCCGCTGGTAACTGGCGGATTGCTTGGGAAGCATTAGCGGAGGCGTTCAATGCATCACAAGATGAATACGTTGTTGTACTGAAAGCCCAGTCGTCGCCCAGTGAGTTCATGGTTAGAACTGTGTCTGGTGCGCCTCCTGACCTAGTTCATATGCACAGGAGTGATACGGCCCATATCTTAAACGGACTTCTTGAGCCCATCGGAGGACTGATTGAACGAGACGGTTTTGACTTGGGACAGATGTTTCCAATTGTTCTCGACGTTTCCTATCAATCAGGTGCCATGGCAGGGGGGGACCTCTATGATCTGCCCTTTGCGTGGGGAGCTGTTGTGTTCGGCTACATCAGTACGTTTTTTGATGAAGCTGGGTTGGAGTATCCGTCCAATGATTGGACCTGGGATGACGTGGAGAGTTATGCGTCTAAACTAACCCTAGTACAGCAATCCGGATTCAGCATCCTGCCACAGCGCTTTGGACTGTGGTTTTCTGCAGCTGGTCCATGGACCTGGCCGCCCTTGGTCGAAGGATGGGGTGGTATGCTTTATGATGAACGGATATTCCCGAAAGAGACCTTGCTTCACGAGCCGGAAGCCATCGCGGCACTGGAGTTTATGGCAGATCTTATCACCGTAAGGAGGACTGTTGTGCCTACAGACCAGCTCGAAGCCTTTTCATTCAAGACGGGCAAGAGTGCAATGGCGGAGCTGGCGCCTTCCCATATTGGAGATGTCCGGGAAAGCTTAGGAGCAATGAATCTGGAATGGCAGCTTGTGGCCTATCCTTCCGGTCCGGTGCGCCAGACCACTCGCCTTTTCACGGAAAACTTAGCCATACCCCGGAATGCACGCAACGTGGAGGGGGCGTGGGCATTTATGAAGTTTGTCTGCGGGCCAGAAGGCCAAAAGATCCTGGGAACAGTGACCGGAATCCCAGTGAACATTGAAGCGGCTGCCAGTAGCTTCGTCGATCCGAACACTCCCCAGCATGAAGAACTATATCTCCATGCGTCGGAATATGCCCACAGTTTCTACTTCCTGGTGGATCAAGCTGCGGTACAGTCCATGCTAGAAAAGGAATTTG
This genomic window contains:
- a CDS encoding extracellular solute-binding protein, producing MLIVVGAGLTATGAPQRVELLYPAGNWRIAWEALAEAFNASQDEYVVVLKAQSSPSEFMVRTVSGAPPDLVHMHRSDTAHILNGLLEPIGGLIERDGFDLGQMFPIVLDVSYQSGAMAGGDLYDLPFAWGAVVFGYISTFFDEAGLEYPSNDWTWDDVESYASKLTLVQQSGFSILPQRFGLWFSAAGPWTWPPLVEGWGGMLYDERIFPKETLLHEPEAIAALEFMADLITVRRTVVPTDQLEAFSFKTGKSAMAELAPSHIGDVRESLGAMNLEWQLVAYPSGPVRQTTRLFTENLAIPRNARNVEGAWAFMKFVCGPEGQKILGTVTGIPVNIEAAASSFVDPNTPQHEELYLHASEYAHSFYFLVDQAAVQSMLEKEFGPVWNGRRSVQEAVEMVKPAIDAKLQADYAALFGN